Part of the Paenibacillus sp. JNUCC32 genome is shown below.
TCCTAGTCGTCAACGCCATTGCCAAGCGGGCATCCAATACCAGCCTCTGGTAAATTTCACAAAAAGGAGTGAGTGACATGAACGCATTGCGGGCCCATTCCGGAAGCCGACGGAGCGTGAGGATCAAGGAGTCGCTGGGGGACCGTATTTTTCTGAGCGTGACCTACATCTTGCTGATCTTGGTTTTAATTGCCGTCCTGTATCCGCTTATTTACATCGTAAGCTCGTCCCTGAGCAGTCCAAGTGCCGTCTCTGCAGGCAAGGTGTGGCTGTGGCCGGTCGACGTATCGCTCGCAGGGTACGAGGCGGTGTTCCGAAACGGCCAGGTGCTGACAGGCTATGCCAATTCGCTGTTTTATACCGTTGCCGGTACGTTCATCAGCGTATCCCTGACCATCATGGTCGCTTACCCGCTGTCGAAAAAGTCATTCTTCGGCCGCACGCCGCTTATGGTTTTCATTACTTTCACCATGCTGTTCTCCGGCGGGTTGATCCCGACCTATCTGGTCGTCAAATCGATGGGCATGATCGATACCCGCTGGGCGCTGCTCATTCCGAATGCCATTTGGGTATGGCAGGTCATTATCGCCAGAACCTTCTTCCAGACCTCGATCCCGGATGAGCTTTCCGAGGCGGCAGACATCGACGGGTGCAGCGACATCCGCTACATTTTCAGCGTCGTTCTTCCGCTTGCCAAACCGATTATCGCCGTGCTCTCGCTTATGTATGCGGTGGGGCAGTGGAACGCCTATTTCGATGCCTTGATCTACTTGAAATCGCAATCGCTCTATCCGCTTCAGCTCATTCTCCGCAGCATTCTCATCCTGGGAAGCGGAACGGGCAATATGGACGCCGGGGAGATGGTGAAGCAGCAGCAAATGGCCGAGCTCATGAAATACTCGCTTATTGTGGTGGCAAGCCTCCCGGTGCTGGTGATCTATCCGTTCGTGCAGCGCTATTTCGTGCAAGGCATGCTGATTGGCTCCGTGAAGGGCTGATCGTGGGCAGAGCCCGTTATGTTGCATTACCAATTCATGAGGGGGAGATTGATTTGAGGAAAACAGCAACTCGTCTGCTTGTTCTCATACTGATGCTTAGTTTCGTGCTTGCCGGATGCTCCGGCGGAAATGACAACCCGGGAAGCGCAGGGAAGGAAGGCGGCATGCCGGACTCCGGCGAGAAGGTAACGATCAACGTTTTTGCCCATCAAGGATCGGATATGGATCTGAAAACCAACAAGTTTACGAAAAAAATGGAAGAGCAATTCGGCATCCAATTCAATTGGACAACCGTTCCGTTTGACGGCGCGGCCGAAAAACGGCAAATCTCGCTCGCGTCCGGCGACTATCCGGATTTGTATATGCTTATTCCATGGGTAGACCGTTTCTCGCAGACGGACTTATTGAAGTTCGGACAGCAGGGGGTGATCATCCCGCTGAACGAACTGATCGATGAGCATGCTCCGCACATTAAGGAAGTGCTGGAGAACAACGAATATTATAAAGCGATGAACACCGCGCCGGATGGCAACATTTACGGATTGACCGGCTTAAACGAATGCTTCCACTGCTCCTACCCGAATAAAATGTGGATCAATACGAAGTGGCTTGATCAGCTGGGGCTTGCGCAGCCGACAACGCCGGAAGAATTCAAAGCGGTTCTCGAGGCCTTCAAGACACAGGATCCGAACGGCAACGGCAAGGCGGACGAAGTGCCGCTCAGCGGATCCGTCGAAAATTTCGGCGTTCACGTAATCCCGTACCTTATGAACGGCTTTATATACAACGACGACAGAACGTATCTCATCATGAAGGAGGGCCAGGTAGACACCGCCGCGAACAAACCGGAATGGCGGGAAGCGCTGGCCTACATCAAATCGCTTTATGATGGGGGGCTCATTGACCCGGGAGCCTTTACGCAAAATGCAGGCGCGTACAAAAAAATCGGGGATAACGCGGACGCACAGCTGTTGGGCGCCGGGGCCGGCATGCATCCCGCCTTGTTCCTGACGACGGGAGAAGACGCGCCGTACAGCAAGGACTATAACCCGCTTCCGCCTTTGCGAGGACCGCATGCCGATTTTGCAACATTCAACTATCCGATTGATCCGGGCGCATCCTTCGTCCTGACGAATAAAGCGAGCAAAGAGGCCCAAATCGCCGCCATTCAAATGCTGGACTATTTCTACACGCAAGAAGGCGCGATGCTTTCCTACCTCGGTGAAGAAGGCAAAAGCTGGCGTAAGCCGCAGGATGGAGAAATCGCGCTGAACGATAAAGTGGAGCCGCTCTATAAAGCGATCCCGCTTGAACCCGGGGAGCAGCCCCGCAATGACAATTGGGGAGCATTAACCCAATATAACCATCACCGGGCATACCGCGATGCCGAGGTTCAGGGCACGGATATTTACGCCGATGACGGTTACGAACGCCGCCTGTACGAGGCAACGCTATTGATGGAAGGCAAGGAGCCGCAAGATATCTTCCCGCACTGGGCGCTATGGGTAGACCCGCTGGTTGCCGATGAAGCCAGCATGATGCAGACGAACATCAAGGACTATATTGACCAGAACGCCTTGCTGTTCATCACCGGTGCCAAGAGCCTGGATAAGGATTGGGATGATTACGTGAAAGGGCTGGAGGGTCTGAACATGCGGCGTTATATTGAAATCA
Proteins encoded:
- a CDS encoding ABC transporter substrate-binding protein, producing MRKTATRLLVLILMLSFVLAGCSGGNDNPGSAGKEGGMPDSGEKVTINVFAHQGSDMDLKTNKFTKKMEEQFGIQFNWTTVPFDGAAEKRQISLASGDYPDLYMLIPWVDRFSQTDLLKFGQQGVIIPLNELIDEHAPHIKEVLENNEYYKAMNTAPDGNIYGLTGLNECFHCSYPNKMWINTKWLDQLGLAQPTTPEEFKAVLEAFKTQDPNGNGKADEVPLSGSVENFGVHVIPYLMNGFIYNDDRTYLIMKEGQVDTAANKPEWREALAYIKSLYDGGLIDPGAFTQNAGAYKKIGDNADAQLLGAGAGMHPALFLTTGEDAPYSKDYNPLPPLRGPHADFATFNYPIDPGASFVLTNKASKEAQIAAIQMLDYFYTQEGAMLSYLGEEGKSWRKPQDGEIALNDKVEPLYKAIPLEPGEQPRNDNWGALTQYNHHRAYRDAEVQGTDIYADDGYERRLYEATLLMEGKEPQDIFPHWALWVDPLVADEASMMQTNIKDYIDQNALLFITGAKSLDKDWDDYVKGLEGLNMRRYIEIMQAAYDSSTISK
- a CDS encoding carbohydrate ABC transporter permease, which gives rise to MNALRAHSGSRRSVRIKESLGDRIFLSVTYILLILVLIAVLYPLIYIVSSSLSSPSAVSAGKVWLWPVDVSLAGYEAVFRNGQVLTGYANSLFYTVAGTFISVSLTIMVAYPLSKKSFFGRTPLMVFITFTMLFSGGLIPTYLVVKSMGMIDTRWALLIPNAIWVWQVIIARTFFQTSIPDELSEAADIDGCSDIRYIFSVVLPLAKPIIAVLSLMYAVGQWNAYFDALIYLKSQSLYPLQLILRSILILGSGTGNMDAGEMVKQQQMAELMKYSLIVVASLPVLVIYPFVQRYFVQGMLIGSVKG